From a single Fusobacterium ulcerans ATCC 49185 genomic region:
- a CDS encoding glycosyltransferase family 9 protein, with amino-acid sequence MIKISDGIGDIVIRSRLSEKLIEKFGKDKVYFLMQENYKQLGEILDYKVIGISKVEKYNLLKRIRKFLEINRLGIKIFVNLEYANDSVVGNIISKERIGILDTDPAVRIYNKFYTKVIELNRTEKILSQIRTIGEGILEKKLREDELIPDLKINTNLKNEGIVIAVGSTSREKVCSPYRMLEYIKEIKKEFPEEEIYLVGNGKLQLEYAEYLMESLKGIKIINLVNKTNLKEVFEIIADSRLFIGFDSGLYNYSYSSRKKTIALFKDLNNPFKHEADWVKILGPEKERMDDFEDKNYPNKEINNISIKSFKKALEEIKEY; translated from the coding sequence TTGATAAAAATTTCCGATGGAATAGGAGACATAGTAATAAGAAGTAGATTATCAGAAAAATTAATAGAAAAATTTGGAAAAGATAAAGTCTATTTTTTAATGCAAGAAAACTATAAACAATTAGGAGAAATATTAGATTATAAGGTAATAGGAATTTCAAAAGTGGAAAAATATAATTTATTAAAAAGAATAAGAAAGTTTTTAGAAATAAATAGATTAGGAATAAAAATATTTGTTAATCTTGAATATGCAAATGATAGTGTAGTAGGGAATATAATATCTAAGGAAAGAATAGGAATTTTAGATACAGACCCAGCAGTGAGAATTTATAATAAATTTTATACAAAAGTAATTGAGTTAAATAGAACTGAAAAAATATTAAGTCAAATAAGGACTATAGGAGAAGGTATACTTGAAAAAAAATTGAGGGAAGACGAATTAATTCCAGATTTAAAAATAAATACAAATTTAAAAAATGAAGGAATAGTTATAGCAGTAGGATCAACTTCAAGAGAAAAAGTATGTAGTCCATATAGGATGTTAGAATATATAAAAGAAATAAAAAAGGAATTTCCAGAAGAAGAAATATATTTAGTAGGAAACGGTAAATTACAGTTAGAATATGCAGAATATTTAATGGAAAGTTTAAAAGGAATTAAAATAATAAATTTGGTGAATAAAACAAATTTAAAAGAAGTATTTGAAATAATTGCAGATTCTAGATTATTTATAGGATTTGATTCAGGTTTGTATAACTATAGTTATTCATCAAGAAAAAAAACAATAGCATTATTTAAAGATTTAAATAATCCATTTAAACATGAAGCAGATTGGGTAAAAATTTTAGGACCAGAAAAAGAAAGAATGGATGATTTTGAAGATAAAAATTATCCAAATAAAGAAATAAATAATATATCTATAAAAAGTTTTAAAAAAGCTTTGGAAGAAATTAAAGAATATTAA
- a CDS encoding lipopolysaccharide core heptose(II) kinase RfaY, producing the protein MIKNEKYKEYNIYYPEKEIFYKELGKKIVDKQYEKLEVYKNTERNYVVKIEVEGKKYILKSPKSETIIPQRKIQTLIKNGEALNTLINVRERIKEGITEYAVPFLVIVKKKIFIKESYILMECVDGEPIKTIADIDKIMKIINKLHKEKIYHGDLNTSNFIKTKNGIKIIDTQGKKEKYFYFKRWNDLFIMKNDLLVIEKEYKVEERYYKKNKDFSYYVILLIRKIKKLKFIEWIKSKKKELRKKGWRI; encoded by the coding sequence ATGATAAAAAATGAAAAGTATAAAGAATATAATATATATTATCCAGAAAAAGAAATATTTTATAAAGAGTTAGGAAAGAAAATAGTTGATAAGCAGTATGAAAAATTAGAAGTTTACAAAAATACAGAAAGAAATTATGTAGTAAAAATAGAAGTAGAAGGAAAGAAGTATATATTAAAATCACCTAAATCAGAAACTATAATACCTCAAAGAAAAATACAAACTTTAATAAAAAATGGAGAGGCATTGAATACTTTGATAAATGTGAGAGAAAGAATAAAAGAAGGAATTACAGAATATGCAGTTCCATTTTTAGTTATTGTAAAGAAAAAGATTTTTATAAAAGAAAGTTACATATTAATGGAATGTGTAGATGGAGAGCCAATAAAAACTATTGCAGATATAGATAAGATAATGAAAATAATTAATAAATTACATAAAGAAAAAATATATCATGGAGATTTAAATACTTCAAATTTTATAAAAACTAAAAATGGAATAAAAATAATAGATACTCAAGGGAAAAAGGAAAAGTATTTTTATTTTAAGAGATGGAATGATCTTTTTATAATGAAGAATGATTTATTGGTAATAGAAAAAGAATATAAAGTAGAAGAAAGATATTATAAAAAAAACAAGGATTTTTCATACTATGTAATTTTACTTATAAGAAAAATAAAAAAACTAAAATTTATAGAATGGATAAAATCTAAAAAGAAAGAATTGAGAAAAAAAGGATGGAGGATATAA
- a CDS encoding glycosyltransferase: MKKKVIFRSGSLRMGGLERVLIEVLQTIDKEKFDIYLVIDDDCGKENIFERDIPKDIQYFFLKPEKLIRETEKYKVRKKNIAYKLMYNLMMEKENRIMYKNMQQILKKLGEIDIVIDFDGGASKYIEKLDIKKKIVWIHNSIPNLKKKEGKIKRFGKRLEKYDRVVAICDEMKEEIENIYPTLKGKVNRIYNPFNFERIEKLMEDKSELTKEQIKMLEEDYCIAISRLDVIQKDYDTLLKSFKILKDKGIEQKLYIIGDGPSKKIIEEWIKEYQLENLVFLLGRMKNPYVWLKNSNFFIHSSKFEGFGLVLVEAGYSGKVVISSRCPVGPRDILKEGKCGILFEVGNEEELADSIEKILKNQELKKEYENLIKERVKEFDSKNVMKEYEKLIEEI, from the coding sequence ATGAAAAAGAAAGTCATATTCAGAAGTGGAAGTTTAAGAATGGGAGGACTTGAAAGAGTCTTAATAGAAGTTCTTCAAACTATTGATAAAGAAAAATTTGATATTTATCTTGTGATAGATGATGATTGTGGAAAAGAAAATATATTTGAAAGAGATATACCAAAAGATATACAATATTTTTTCCTAAAACCAGAAAAACTCATAAGAGAAACAGAAAAATATAAAGTAAGAAAGAAAAATATTGCGTATAAGTTGATGTATAATTTGATGATGGAAAAAGAAAATAGAATTATGTATAAGAATATGCAGCAGATATTAAAAAAACTTGGAGAAATAGATATCGTAATAGATTTTGATGGAGGAGCTTCAAAGTATATAGAAAAATTAGACATCAAAAAGAAAATAGTGTGGATTCATAATTCTATACCTAATTTAAAGAAAAAAGAAGGCAAGATAAAAAGATTTGGGAAAAGATTAGAAAAATATGACAGAGTAGTAGCTATATGCGATGAAATGAAAGAAGAAATAGAAAATATATATCCAACTTTGAAAGGAAAAGTCAACAGAATATATAATCCGTTTAATTTTGAAAGAATAGAGAAGCTGATGGAAGATAAAAGTGAACTGACAAAAGAACAGATAAAAATGTTAGAAGAAGATTATTGTATTGCCATATCAAGGTTAGATGTTATTCAAAAAGATTATGATACTCTTCTAAAGAGTTTTAAAATACTAAAAGATAAAGGTATAGAACAAAAGCTGTATATTATAGGGGATGGACCTTCTAAAAAAATAATAGAAGAATGGATAAAAGAATATCAGTTAGAAAATTTAGTATTTTTATTAGGAAGAATGAAAAACCCATATGTATGGCTGAAAAATTCTAATTTTTTTATACATAGTTCAAAATTTGAGGGATTTGGATTAGTATTAGTTGAAGCAGGGTATTCAGGAAAAGTAGTAATTTCTTCAAGATGCCCAGTAGGTCCAAGAGATATTTTAAAAGAAGGAAAATGTGGAATTTTATTTGAGGTTGGAAATGAAGAAGAACTTGCTGATAGTATAGAGAAAATTTTAAAAAATCAAGAATTAAAAAAAGAATATGAAAATTTAATAAAAGAGAGAGTAAAAGAATTTGACAGTAAAAATGTGATGAAAGAATATGAAAAATTAATAGAAGAAATTTAG
- a CDS encoding glycosyltransferase family 9 protein: MSKSRGFFIRLAGMKKKEKDIELKSIRRILIPGGRIGDMVCETPLIRELHDFFPEAEIDVYLDKIVTPLFKNCPYLNVIETKRGSRFVHRVKILRILSSWYDALLKRKKYDLYFDFTSGLRFYSIFALKIMKPRYSVGVFREEKHGIKKDELTIFDRYIETKKSNHMRDISLAGIEALGKKVENRKYELFLGETEEKYKDYFPKENINIIFNYTGGNIKKNLSIEEVKESCKKLIEINEKIIVYVMALPDKYEELEKEIKKWNEERIKICEKTEDILEAAAMIKYTNILVSVDTGVVHIASAYNIPVISIFPDNENSIEYFSPKSELSYVIKCKDRRWIKDFDKEEMKRDIKEIIDKLKWKV, translated from the coding sequence ATGAGTAAAAGCAGAGGTTTTTTTATAAGATTAGCAGGAATGAAGAAAAAAGAAAAAGATATAGAGTTAAAAAGTATAAGAAGAATATTAATTCCTGGTGGAAGAATAGGAGATATGGTATGTGAAACACCATTGATCAGAGAATTGCATGATTTTTTTCCAGAGGCAGAAATAGATGTTTATCTAGATAAGATAGTAACACCATTGTTTAAAAATTGTCCCTACTTAAATGTTATAGAAACAAAAAGGGGAAGCAGATTTGTACATAGAGTGAAAATATTAAGAATTTTATCTTCTTGGTATGATGCACTGTTAAAAAGGAAAAAGTATGATCTATATTTTGATTTTACTAGTGGATTAAGATTTTATAGCATATTTGCTTTGAAAATAATGAAACCAAGATATAGTGTGGGAGTATTTAGAGAAGAAAAACATGGAATAAAAAAAGATGAATTAACTATTTTTGATAGATATATAGAAACAAAAAAAAGTAATCATATGAGAGATATTAGTTTAGCAGGAATAGAAGCATTAGGGAAGAAAGTAGAGAATAGAAAATATGAATTATTTTTAGGAGAAACAGAAGAAAAGTATAAGGATTATTTTCCTAAAGAAAATATAAATATAATTTTTAATTATACAGGTGGAAATATAAAGAAAAATTTATCAATAGAAGAAGTGAAAGAAAGTTGTAAAAAACTTATAGAAATAAATGAAAAAATAATTGTATATGTGATGGCGCTGCCAGATAAATATGAAGAATTAGAAAAAGAGATAAAAAAGTGGAATGAAGAGAGAATAAAAATTTGTGAAAAAACAGAAGATATATTAGAAGCAGCAGCAATGATAAAATACACAAATATATTGGTAAGTGTAGATACTGGAGTGGTACATATAGCTTCAGCATATAATATACCAGTAATTTCAATATTTCCAGATAATGAAAACAGTATAGAATATTTTTCACCAAAATCAGAATTGAGTTATGTAATAAAGTGTAAAGACAGAAGATGGATAAAAGATTTTGATAAAGAAGAAATGAAAAGAGATATTAAAGAAATAATAGATAAATTAAAATGGAAGGTATAA
- a CDS encoding glycosyltransferase family 9 protein yields the protein MLKKINRVFQDCMREKRLKIGRYLYDKKKDKEEIKSGNFIENNNIKKILFMRYDGKIGDMVINTLMFREIKKKYPHIKIGVVTKGGARAIIENNPNVDKIYEYQKDRKSIKKLASKITEEKYDLVIDFSEVLRVNQMMLINLCRARFNMGLNKEEWSLFDISYSKPEGYVHITEIYRGILEKIGITDININYELFFTEEQKGKVNDLLKSINHKKIIVFNPFAASKHRDLNLENILKIGKIVLEDENNILIFIGEKIRKKELENVIKELGKEAVFPELENIMETSYLISKADLVITPDTSIVHIAAAFKRKLIAIYRLDNKKENEINRYLWAPNYEGSVQIFSKDLEVKNGEEADINKFDMQELENEVRKYLRKQEKI from the coding sequence ATGTTGAAGAAAATAAATAGAGTATTTCAAGATTGCATGAGAGAGAAAAGATTGAAGATAGGAAGATATTTATATGATAAAAAAAAGGATAAAGAAGAGATAAAATCAGGAAATTTTATTGAAAATAATAATATAAAAAAAATATTATTTATGAGATATGATGGAAAAATAGGAGATATGGTAATAAATACCTTGATGTTTAGAGAAATAAAGAAAAAGTATCCACATATAAAAATAGGAGTAGTAACGAAAGGTGGAGCAAGAGCAATAATAGAAAATAATCCAAATGTAGATAAAATATATGAATATCAAAAAGATAGAAAAAGTATAAAAAAATTAGCTTCTAAAATAACAGAAGAAAAATATGATTTAGTAATAGATTTTTCAGAAGTATTGAGAGTAAATCAAATGATGTTAATAAATTTGTGTAGAGCAAGATTTAATATGGGATTAAATAAAGAAGAGTGGAGTCTATTTGATATATCATATTCAAAACCAGAAGGATATGTTCATATAACTGAAATATATAGAGGTATATTAGAAAAAATAGGAATAACAGATATCAATATTAATTATGAGTTATTTTTTACTGAGGAGCAAAAGGGTAAAGTTAATGATTTATTAAAAAGTATAAATCATAAAAAAATAATTGTATTTAATCCATTTGCAGCAAGTAAACATAGAGACCTAAATTTAGAAAACATATTAAAAATAGGAAAAATAGTTCTTGAAGATGAAAATAATATTTTGATTTTTATAGGAGAAAAAATAAGAAAGAAAGAACTTGAAAATGTAATAAAAGAATTAGGAAAAGAAGCAGTTTTTCCAGAATTAGAAAATATAATGGAGACATCATATTTAATAAGCAAAGCTGATTTAGTAATAACACCAGATACATCAATAGTACATATAGCAGCAGCTTTTAAAAGAAAATTGATAGCAATTTATAGATTGGATAATAAAAAAGAAAATGAAATAAATAGATATTTATGGGCACCTAATTATGAAGGATCTGTACAAATATTTTCTAAAGATTTGGAAGTAAAAAATGGAGAAGAAGCAGATATAAATAAATTTGATATGCAAGAACTTGAAAATGAGGTAAGAAAATATCTTAGGAAGCAGGAGAAAATATGA
- a CDS encoding LicD family protein: MDKLRKLQLVEKDCLDFFVKICEENNLEYILDFGTLLGAARHKGFIPWDDDVDLGMPREDYKKFLKIYDKYTNNGRFSLETYKRGAFYKLKDNNHYILNEDGSKSEIDIDIFPLDYYDDVEKVNFLNGYLELSKDRSSLWRKWKTHFKREIHLKILSNGFFKKRFISKTKGPYIGRGVETGFKIKLNPVEKFFPLTEIEFEDRKYKAPKDYDNFLTLLYGDYMTPPENPKPLHHKHIKDIIKIEK; this comes from the coding sequence ATGGATAAATTAAGAAAATTACAGTTAGTAGAAAAAGATTGTTTAGATTTTTTTGTGAAAATATGTGAAGAAAATAATCTTGAATATATATTAGACTTTGGAACTTTATTAGGTGCGGCAAGACATAAAGGATTTATTCCATGGGATGATGATGTTGACTTGGGAATGCCTAGAGAGGATTATAAAAAATTTTTAAAGATATATGATAAATATACAAATAATGGAAGATTTTCTTTAGAAACATATAAAAGAGGAGCTTTCTATAAATTGAAAGATAATAATCACTATATATTAAATGAAGATGGAAGTAAATCAGAAATTGATATTGATATCTTTCCTTTAGATTATTATGATGATGTAGAAAAAGTAAATTTTCTGAATGGATATTTAGAATTAAGTAAAGATAGAAGCTCTCTATGGAGAAAATGGAAAACTCATTTTAAAAGAGAGATACATTTAAAAATATTATCAAATGGCTTTTTTAAAAAAAGATTTATTTCAAAAACTAAAGGACCATATATAGGAAGAGGAGTGGAAACTGGATTTAAAATTAAATTGAATCCTGTAGAAAAGTTCTTTCCTTTAACAGAAATTGAATTTGAAGACAGAAAATATAAAGCACCAAAAGATTATGATAATTTTCTTACATTATTATATGGTGACTATATGACTCCACCTGAAAATCCTAAACCTTTACATCATAAACATATTAAAGATATAATAAAAATTGAAAAATAA
- a CDS encoding YegS/Rv2252/BmrU family lipid kinase, whose protein sequence is MKKVKFIYNPFSGENEILKHLDTIIHLYQQQSLEIVPFRISMNTPLENAFTTLDESYDHILAAGGDGTINQVVNIIKNKNIDLPLAILPVGTANDFAKHIGMSSNIEDSCKKILKGTPKNVDLGFANGKYFINVFSYGLFTDISQKTPTHLKNTIGKLAYYFNGIMELPTFKKMNISVESSEFNYDGSALIFFAFNGRTAGNINIAYKSEIDDGLLDIIIVKGDTLTKTLTSLFQFFKSEHLEIPGSFIHFRTSYLKVSCKDKSIVTDIDGEPGPSFPLNISCIKSGIKIIY, encoded by the coding sequence ATGAAAAAAGTTAAATTTATTTACAACCCCTTTTCAGGTGAAAATGAAATTTTAAAACATCTTGATACTATTATTCACCTTTACCAACAACAATCTCTAGAAATAGTCCCATTTAGAATAAGTATGAACACTCCATTGGAAAATGCCTTCACAACCTTAGATGAAAGTTATGATCATATTTTAGCTGCTGGTGGAGATGGTACTATCAATCAAGTTGTAAATATTATAAAGAACAAAAATATTGATCTGCCACTTGCTATCCTTCCTGTTGGAACAGCAAATGACTTTGCTAAACATATCGGAATGTCTTCTAATATTGAAGATTCATGTAAAAAAATATTAAAAGGAACTCCAAAAAATGTAGATTTAGGTTTTGCCAATGGTAAATATTTTATTAATGTATTCAGTTATGGACTTTTTACTGATATTTCTCAAAAAACTCCTACCCATTTAAAAAATACTATTGGAAAATTAGCATATTATTTTAATGGTATTATGGAACTTCCTACATTTAAAAAAATGAATATTTCTGTAGAATCATCTGAATTCAACTATGATGGAAGTGCCCTTATATTTTTTGCTTTTAATGGAAGAACAGCAGGAAATATCAATATTGCTTACAAAAGTGAAATAGATGATGGACTTTTAGATATAATAATTGTAAAAGGGGATACTCTTACAAAAACTCTTACTTCCCTATTTCAATTTTTTAAGAGTGAACATCTTGAGATACCTGGAAGTTTTATTCATTTTAGAACTTCATATCTTAAAGTATCTTGTAAAGATAAGTCTATTGTTACAGATATTGATGGTGAGCCTGGACCAAGTTTTCCATTAAATATTTCTTGTATAAAAAGTGGTATAAAAATAATTTACTAG
- the gltS gene encoding sodium/glutamate symporter: MFEYKFNMAETLAIAAVLLFLGRWIKNKSEFLQKFFIPAPVVSGLIFSIFVFIGRQTNAFHFDFDLTLQNFLMIAFFTTVGFMASFKLLAQGGVGVAIFLVVATGLVICQDAIGVALSKVLGMNPLFGLIVGSVPLTGGHGTAGAFGTTIEELGVVGARTAGFAAATYGLVMGCLIGGPVARRLMIKHNLKGEDNKAQDPDLKAEKVEVTEEKILNAVIIIAVAMGIGASIPPFVKAHTGWLIKGGLALPAYIGPMLVAALIRNIADSIKKPLPMKEIDIVGSISLSVFLSMALMTMKLWELVELAVPMIIILAVQTVFVILYTYFVTYNVMRLPFIATKYDAAVMVTGHCGFGMGATPTAIANMESFTSVNGFSTKAFFIVPLVGALFIDFTNAAVITFFINMFQ; the protein is encoded by the coding sequence ATGTTTGAGTACAAATTTAACATGGCTGAAACGTTAGCCATAGCTGCAGTCTTACTTTTCTTGGGAAGATGGATAAAGAATAAAAGTGAATTTTTACAAAAATTCTTTATACCTGCACCAGTTGTTAGTGGATTGATTTTTTCTATTTTCGTTTTTATAGGACGTCAAACTAATGCTTTCCATTTTGATTTTGATTTAACACTTCAAAATTTCTTAATGATAGCGTTCTTTACTACAGTTGGATTTATGGCTAGTTTCAAACTATTAGCTCAAGGGGGAGTTGGAGTTGCTATCTTCCTAGTTGTTGCTACAGGATTGGTAATCTGTCAAGACGCAATTGGAGTTGCTTTATCTAAAGTTCTAGGAATGAATCCGTTATTTGGTCTTATAGTAGGATCTGTACCTCTTACAGGAGGACATGGTACTGCTGGAGCTTTTGGAACTACAATAGAAGAATTAGGAGTAGTTGGAGCTAGAACAGCAGGGTTCGCAGCTGCTACTTATGGATTGGTTATGGGATGTTTAATTGGTGGACCAGTTGCTAGAAGACTTATGATTAAACATAACTTAAAAGGTGAAGATAATAAAGCTCAAGATCCTGATTTAAAAGCTGAAAAAGTTGAAGTAACAGAAGAAAAAATATTGAATGCTGTTATTATTATAGCTGTTGCAATGGGAATTGGAGCTTCTATTCCTCCATTTGTTAAAGCACATACTGGTTGGTTAATTAAAGGTGGACTAGCTCTTCCAGCATATATCGGACCTATGCTAGTTGCTGCACTGATAAGAAATATAGCTGACTCAATTAAAAAACCTCTTCCTATGAAAGAGATTGATATTGTTGGAAGTATATCTCTATCTGTATTCTTGTCAATGGCATTAATGACAATGAAATTATGGGAGCTAGTAGAACTAGCTGTACCTATGATTATTATATTAGCTGTACAAACAGTATTTGTAATCTTATATACTTACTTTGTAACTTACAATGTTATGAGACTTCCATTTATAGCTACTAAATATGATGCTGCCGTAATGGTTACAGGACACTGTGGATTTGGTATGGGAGCTACACCAACAGCTATTGCCAACATGGAATCTTTTACATCTGTAAATGGTTTCTCTACAAAAGCTTTCTTTATTGTACCTCTTGTAGGAGCACTATTTATAGACTTTACAAATGCTGCTGTAATAACTTTCTTTATAAACATGTTTCAATAA
- the murI gene encoding glutamate racemase: MKKNYNIGVFDSGVGGTTVLKRIIELLPNENIIYYGDNGNAPYGEKTIKEIQGYCLNIMDFFMMNNCKAVVIACNTATAASLELIKGKYSVPVIGVISPGAKSAVETSTNKCIGVLSTPFTAASNAYADEIAKYSKSAKVYQEGCPELCPMIETGWETFEDRETIIKNHISKFPRNVDTVVLGCTHYPIAREDIARNFCGNIVDPARETSAALYEILKNSNLLSDSTTKGKIDFFVSGDKEKFKKVAEQFLGFEIKTLYRIEK; encoded by the coding sequence ATGAAAAAAAACTATAACATTGGAGTCTTTGACTCTGGAGTTGGTGGAACAACTGTATTAAAAAGAATTATTGAATTATTACCTAATGAAAATATTATCTATTATGGTGATAATGGTAATGCACCTTATGGTGAAAAGACAATCAAGGAGATTCAAGGATATTGTCTGAATATTATGGATTTTTTCATGATGAATAACTGCAAAGCTGTTGTTATTGCCTGCAATACTGCAACTGCTGCTTCGCTGGAGTTAATAAAGGGAAAATATTCAGTTCCTGTTATTGGTGTTATCTCACCTGGAGCTAAATCAGCTGTAGAAACAAGTACAAATAAGTGCATAGGAGTTTTATCTACTCCATTTACAGCTGCATCAAATGCTTATGCTGATGAAATAGCTAAATATTCAAAATCAGCTAAAGTATATCAAGAAGGATGTCCAGAATTATGTCCTATGATAGAAACAGGTTGGGAAACTTTTGAAGACAGAGAAACTATTATCAAGAATCATATTTCTAAATTCCCTAGAAATGTAGATACAGTTGTTTTAGGATGTACACACTATCCTATAGCAAGAGAAGATATTGCTAGAAACTTCTGTGGAAATATAGTTGACCCAGCAAGAGAAACATCAGCTGCTCTATATGAGATTCTAAAAAATTCTAACCTTTTATCTGATTCTACTACTAAAGGAAAAATTGATTTCTTTGTTAGTGGAGATAAAGAAAAGTTTAAAAAAGTGGCAGAACAATTTTTAGGATTTGAAATAAAAACACTTTATAGAATTGAAAAATAA
- a CDS encoding glycosyltransferase family 9 protein → MKILIIRFKQIGDAVLSSVICNTLKKTFPDSEIDYVLYEHICPLFQSHKYIDNIIPITGEEQKNPLKYISKVWKVTRKKYDIIIDIMSTPKSEIFSLFSMNSKYRIGRVKKYRGFFYTHKVKEPKDAKDKVEKFLKLLDPLKKKYSLIYDNQYTISITAKEKEMMRKRMIEAGIDFTQPVFACAVNSRRPEKVYDTEKMKIIIENLIKDLNVQIIFYYSPSEEKFVKTFHKNLGDYANVFSNIKTKSIRDLAMLLSNCDLFFGNEGGPRHIAQSLDIPSFAIFSPNASKKEWLSNACERHQGVESEDMPLYISSLSRDEKYALITPEYVTAKIKELYNKFVKKPE, encoded by the coding sequence ATGAAAATATTAATAATTCGATTTAAACAAATAGGAGATGCTGTTTTGTCTTCTGTTATCTGTAATACATTAAAAAAAACTTTTCCTGACTCTGAGATAGATTATGTTCTATATGAACATATTTGTCCACTTTTTCAAAGCCATAAATATATAGATAACATTATTCCTATCACTGGAGAAGAGCAGAAAAATCCATTAAAATATATTTCAAAAGTTTGGAAGGTCACAAGAAAAAAATATGATATTATTATTGATATTATGTCTACTCCTAAAAGTGAAATTTTTTCTCTTTTTTCCATGAATAGTAAATATAGAATAGGAAGAGTAAAAAAATACAGAGGTTTTTTCTATACACATAAAGTAAAAGAACCCAAGGATGCAAAAGATAAAGTGGAAAAATTTCTAAAATTATTAGATCCATTAAAAAAGAAATACAGCTTGATATATGACAATCAATATACTATTTCTATAACAGCCAAAGAAAAAGAAATGATGAGAAAAAGAATGATAGAAGCTGGAATAGATTTTACACAACCTGTATTTGCATGTGCTGTAAATTCTAGAAGACCTGAAAAAGTTTATGATACTGAAAAAATGAAAATTATTATTGAAAATCTAATAAAAGATTTAAATGTACAAATTATATTCTATTACTCTCCTAGTGAAGAAAAATTTGTAAAAACTTTTCATAAAAACTTAGGAGATTATGCCAATGTCTTTTCAAATATAAAGACAAAATCTATTAGGGATCTTGCAATGCTTTTATCTAATTGTGACTTATTTTTTGGAAATGAAGGAGGTCCTAGACATATAGCTCAAAGCTTAGATATTCCAAGTTTTGCTATCTTCAGTCCAAATGCTTCAAAAAAAGAATGGCTTTCTAATGCTTGTGAAAGACACCAAGGAGTAGAATCTGAAGATATGCCTTTATATATTTCTTCTCTTTCCAGAGATGAAAAATATGCTCTCATAACTCCAGAATATGTTACTGCTAAAATAAAAGAATTATACAATAAATTTGTAAAAAAACCTGAGTAA